The Streptococcus oralis genome segment TTTACAAATATCCGTATTATTTTTACAGATAAGCAAGGTGCCACTGGTCGCAAGGTGTCTGTTAAGTCACTCTTTTTGATGAACATTGTAAACGTTGAAATGGAAACTGCTGGATCAGGTATAGATGATAGTGAGATTACGATCACTTATTTAGAAAATATCTTTCTAAAAGCACATAATGAGCATCTTAGTTTCCATAAATTTGAATTTCCTAAAAAAACGGACATCCTCCCTCTTTACACCTATTTATTAGAATTGGCTTATCACAATCGATTAAAAATTAATAGCTTAGACCTTTGATATAAAAAAATCCTATCGCTTCGATAGGATTTCTATATTTTACAAATAGTCTGGAGCGCGTTATACTAGTATCATCTTATACAAAGAGGTATATCTATGACTATTTATAATAATATCACTGAACTAATCGGACAAACTCCAATTGTTAAACTTAACAACATTGTTCCAGAGGGTGCTGCAGACGTCTATGTTAAACTAGAAGCCTTTAACCCAGGATCTTCAGTCAAAGACCGTATTGCCCTTAGCATGATTGAAAAAGCGAAACAAGATGGTATTCTAAAACCAGGTGCTACCATTGTTGAAGCAACGAGTGGAAATACAGGTATCGGACTTTCTTGGGTTGGTGCTGCGAAAGGATATAAAGTTGTTATCGTCATGCCCGAAACGATGAGTGTGGAACGACGTAAGATTATCCAAGCCTATGGTGCCGAACTCGTCCTCACTCCTGGCAGCGAAGGAATGAAAGGCGCGATTGCAAAGGCTCAGGAGATCGCAGCTGAACGCGATGGCTTTCTTCCGCTCCAATTTAACAATCCAGCTAATCCTGAAGTACACGAAAGAACAACAGGAGCTGAAATTCTAGCTGCTTTCGGTTCTGATGATCTAGATGCTTTTGTGAGTGGTGTTGGTACTGGTGGAACGATCTCAGGTGTTTCTCACGCTCTTAAAGTAGCAAATCCAAACATTCAAGTTTATGCAGTAGAAGCAGATGAATCTGCGATCTTGTCTGGTGAAAAACCAGGACCTCACAAAATTCAAGGTATCTCAGCTGGATTTATTCCTTATACACTTGATACAAAGGCCTATGATGGTATCGTCCGCGTGACGTCAGATGATGCTCTAGCACTTGGACGTGAAATTGGTGGAAAAGAAGGCTTCCTTGTTGGGATTTCATCAGCTGCAGCGATTTACGGGGCAATTGAGGTTGCCAAAAAATTAGGCACAGGTAAGAAAGTACTTGCTTTAGCACCAGATAACGGCGAACGTTATCTGTCTACAGCACTCTATGAATTTGAAGTGTAGTCTCCTAAACGCACTTAGCCCTTATTATAGGGCTTTTTCTTTGACCAATTTAAAGAAAAATCTAAGTTCTCTACAGCAAAAGAAAAAGGAAGCAAATTGCTCCCTCTTTTATCATTAGTTATTCAAGGCTGCTGCCATTGTAGCTGCAACTTCAGCTTCGAAGTCGTTCGCAGCTTTCTCGATACCTTCACCAACTTCAAAGCGAGCGAACTCAACTACTGAAGCATTTACTGATTCAAGGTAAGCTTCAACTGTCTTGCTATCATCCATGATGTAGACTTGTGCAAGAAGTGTGTAAGCTTGGTCAACTTTAGTGTTGTCAAGCATGAAGCGATCCATTTTACCTGGGATGATTTTGTCCCAGATTTTTTCTGGTTTGCCTTCTGCTGCCAACTCAGCTTTGATGTCAGCTTCTGCTTGAGCAATCACTTCATCAGTCAATTGTGCTTTTGATCCATATTTTAAGTGTGGAAGGGCTGGTTTGTTAACCATTGCACGGCTTTCGTTGTCTTGGTCGATTACGTGGTTCAATTGTGCCAACTCATCTTTAACGAATTGAGCGTCCAATTCTTTGTATGAAAGAACTGTTGGTTTCATCGCTGCGATGTGCATTGACAATTGTTTAGCAAGAGCTTCGTCTCCACCTTCGATAACTGAGATAACACCGATACGACCACCATTGTGTTGGTAAGCTCCAAAGTGTTGTGCATCTGTTTTTTCGATCAAAGCAAAGCGACGGAATGAGATTTTTTCCCCGATAGTTGCAGTTGCAGACACATAAGCTGCTTCAAGAGTTTCACCTGAAGGCATTGTCAAAGCAAGTGCTTCTTCGTTGTTAGCTGGTTTTCCTTCAGCAATTACTTTAGCTGTAGCATTAACCAAGTCAACGAATTGAGCGTTTTTCGCAACGAAGTCAGTTTCAGCGTTTACTTCAATTACTGCTGCAACGTTACCGTTAACATAAACACCAGTCAAACCTTCTGCAGCAACACGATCAGCTTTCTTAGCTGCTTTCGCCATACCTTTTTCACGAAGCAATTCAATCGCTTTTTCGATATCACCGTCTGTTTCTACAAGCGCTTTTTTAGCGTCCATAACACCGGCACCAGATTTTTCACGCAACTCTTTTACAAGTTTAGCTGTAATTTCTGCCATTTTGATTCTCCTATATTTTTTAAAAATAGGAGAGCTGGGCTAGGCCCCGCCCTCCTAGGTAATTACTATTTATATGAATTAAGCGTTGTCGCCTTCTACAACTTCAACGATTTCTTCGATTGAGTCAGCTTGAGCTTCTGAAGCTGCAAATTCTGCTTCAACTGCTGCTGCATCTTCACCTTGACGTCCTTCGATAATAGCGTCAGCCAATTTAGCTGTGATCAATTTAACAGCGCGGATAGCGTCATCGTTAGCTGGGATGATTACATCGATATCGTCTGGATCAGTGTTTGTGTCAACCATCGCTACAACTGGGATACCCAATTTTTTAGCTTCTTTAACAGCGATTTGCTCTTTATGTGGGTCAACTACGTACATTACATCTGGGATACGAGGCATATCTTCGATACCACCCAAGAATTTTTCAAGACGTGCACGTTGTTTGTTAAGAAGTGCAACTTCTTTCTTAGGAAGAACGTCGAAAATCCCTTCTTCTTCCATGCGTTTGATTTCTTTCAAACGAGCGATACGTTTTTGGATTGTTTCCCAGTTTGTAAGAGTTCCACCCAACCAACGGTGGTTGATGAAGTATTGACCTGAACGTACAGCTTCTTCAGCAACAGCGTCAGCAGCTTGTTTCTTAGTACCAACAAACAATACAACTGCATCGTTAGCTGCTGCGTCACGCATAAAGTCATATGCTTGGTCAGCGTATTTTACAGTTTGTTGCAAGTCGATAACGTGGATTCCGTTACGCTCAGTGAAGATGTACTTAGCCATCTTAGGGTTCCAGCGACGAGTTTGGTGACCAAAGTGTACACCAGCCTCAAGAAGTT includes the following:
- a CDS encoding PH domain-containing protein — encoded protein: MAFGKFIQGLAGNFSEQNKETLIKEYGQYLLENEEIQSGYKLIRDSIIFTNIRIIFTDKQGATGRKVSVKSLFLMNIVNVEMETAGSGIDDSEITITYLENIFLKAHNEHLSFHKFEFPKKTDILPLYTYLLELAYHNRLKINSLDL
- the cysK gene encoding cysteine synthase A, with protein sequence MTIYNNITELIGQTPIVKLNNIVPEGAADVYVKLEAFNPGSSVKDRIALSMIEKAKQDGILKPGATIVEATSGNTGIGLSWVGAAKGYKVVIVMPETMSVERRKIIQAYGAELVLTPGSEGMKGAIAKAQEIAAERDGFLPLQFNNPANPEVHERTTGAEILAAFGSDDLDAFVSGVGTGGTISGVSHALKVANPNIQVYAVEADESAILSGEKPGPHKIQGISAGFIPYTLDTKAYDGIVRVTSDDALALGREIGGKEGFLVGISSAAAIYGAIEVAKKLGTGKKVLALAPDNGERYLSTALYEFEV
- the tsf gene encoding translation elongation factor Ts translates to MAEITAKLVKELREKSGAGVMDAKKALVETDGDIEKAIELLREKGMAKAAKKADRVAAEGLTGVYVNGNVAAVIEVNAETDFVAKNAQFVDLVNATAKVIAEGKPANNEEALALTMPSGETLEAAYVSATATIGEKISFRRFALIEKTDAQHFGAYQHNGGRIGVISVIEGGDEALAKQLSMHIAAMKPTVLSYKELDAQFVKDELAQLNHVIDQDNESRAMVNKPALPHLKYGSKAQLTDEVIAQAEADIKAELAAEGKPEKIWDKIIPGKMDRFMLDNTKVDQAYTLLAQVYIMDDSKTVEAYLESVNASVVEFARFEVGEGIEKAANDFEAEVAATMAAALNN
- the rpsB gene encoding 30S ribosomal protein S2, which gives rise to MAVISMKQLLEAGVHFGHQTRRWNPKMAKYIFTERNGIHVIDLQQTVKYADQAYDFMRDAAANDAVVLFVGTKKQAADAVAEEAVRSGQYFINHRWLGGTLTNWETIQKRIARLKEIKRMEEEGIFDVLPKKEVALLNKQRARLEKFLGGIEDMPRIPDVMYVVDPHKEQIAVKEAKKLGIPVVAMVDTNTDPDDIDVIIPANDDAIRAVKLITAKLADAIIEGRQGEDAAAVEAEFAASEAQADSIEEIVEVVEGDNA